A part of Larkinella insperata genomic DNA contains:
- a CDS encoding c-type cytochrome: protein MKKVLRILALVVGVFVLLIAGSVAYIKTALPNVGPAPALTIQADSAQISRGKYLANHVAVCIDCHSERDWKVVAGPLVPGTEGKGGEPFTHDMGFPGSYYAKNLTPAHLSGWSDGEIYRAITTGVSKDGHALFPVMPYLNYGKVDPDDIKAIIAYVRTLKPIENPSIPASQSDFPMNVIINTMPAKAEGGKRPDPADSVAYGHYVLTFAGCGECHTPVDDKGQPLPGMTLAGGRAFAMPPGTVRSSNLTSDPETGIGSWTKEAFVSRFKAAQKDDFKHPATLEHAGFNTIMPWRMYSGMSEQDLGAIFAYLKTVTPVKNKVTVFTPRGKEIASR from the coding sequence ATGAAAAAAGTTTTGCGTATTCTGGCCCTTGTCGTCGGCGTTTTTGTCCTGCTGATCGCCGGTAGTGTTGCTTACATCAAAACGGCACTCCCCAACGTGGGTCCTGCGCCGGCGTTAACCATCCAGGCGGACTCCGCACAAATTTCGCGCGGAAAGTACCTGGCCAATCACGTTGCGGTCTGCATCGATTGCCATTCTGAACGGGATTGGAAAGTAGTGGCGGGTCCGCTGGTGCCGGGAACGGAAGGAAAAGGCGGAGAACCCTTCACCCACGACATGGGCTTTCCGGGCAGTTATTACGCAAAAAACCTGACGCCGGCCCACCTGAGCGGCTGGAGCGACGGCGAAATTTACCGGGCCATCACAACCGGGGTGAGCAAAGACGGTCACGCCCTGTTTCCGGTGATGCCGTACCTGAATTATGGCAAGGTTGACCCGGATGACATCAAGGCCATTATTGCCTACGTCCGGACGCTGAAACCCATCGAAAATCCGTCCATTCCCGCGTCGCAGTCGGACTTTCCGATGAATGTAATTATCAACACAATGCCCGCGAAAGCCGAGGGCGGGAAGCGTCCTGACCCAGCGGATTCGGTGGCTTATGGCCACTATGTGCTAACGTTTGCGGGTTGTGGCGAGTGTCATACGCCGGTAGACGACAAGGGGCAACCGTTGCCGGGCATGACGCTGGCGGGCGGCCGCGCGTTTGCTATGCCGCCTGGTACGGTCCGCTCGTCAAACCTAACTTCCGATCCGGAAACGGGCATTGGCAGCTGGACCAAGGAAGCGTTTGTTTCGCGGTTCAAAGCAGCCCAAAAAGACGATTTTAAGCATCCTGCGACGCTTGAACACGCCGGATTCAATACGATCATGCCGTGGCGGATGTACAGCGGCATGAGCGAACAGGACCTGGGAGCGATCTTTGCGTACCTGAAAACCGTCACACCAGTAAAAAACAAGGTTACCGTGTTTACGCCGAGGGGAAAAGAAATTGCCTCACGCTAA